A region of the Nitrospirota bacterium genome:
GCTGCCATGGCTTCGCGCAGCTTGGGGATCCCCTTCGAGAGCGAATAGCGGTGGTTTTTGGGGTTGCGCACGGACTCGATCAGCTTGTCTTGGATGTGGCGGGGCGTGGGCGTGTCCGGGTTCCCCATCCCGAAGTCGAGAATATCCTCCCCTCGTCGCCTCGCCTCGGTCTTCATCGCAGTGACGATGCTGAAGACGTACGGCGGGAGGCGTGCGATGCGCGAAAATGCGTCCACCGGTCCTCTGAATGTCGTGCGCCGCCGTGGAAAGACGGCCGCCATCCCCCATGGAAATGATGCGCCTCATGATACGGAAAGGCCCGGACTTTGTCAAACCGAGAACGCCCGTCCATATGGAGAAAGCCCTCATTTTTCCGGCAGTTCCGCGAACGTTCGGGTATGCCTCCAAGGGATTTCGCTTGATTTTTCATCCGGGCCGGTGCCACAATGCCGCGCAATCGGCGGGGGACTCGCTGCTCGTATGGCGCAACTGGGAGTCAAAGTCGATCATATCGCCACGCTCCGCCAGGTTCGCGGGGGCGTGGAACCAAACGTGGCGGCGGCCGCTCTGTTGGCGGAGCTCGGTGGAGCCGACTGGATCATCGCGCATCTCCGGGAGGACCGACGCCACATCCAGGATCGCGACCTGTACGCGCTGCAACAGGTGGCGCCGTCCCGCGTCACGCTGGAAATCTCTCTCGCGGATCGGATGCTCAAGTTCGCCGTGGAGCTGCGGCCGGCGAGGGTCACGTTGGTTCCCGAGCAGCCCATGGAGCTGACCACCGAGGCGGGGCTGGATATGATCGGCAAACGCGACGTCGTGGCCCACGCCGCCTCGACACTGGTGCAAGCGGGCATCCCGGTCACGCTCCTGATCCAGCCCTTGGTCGATGACGTGAAGGCCTGCCACCGCTTGGGCCACCCGGGCTTGTCGGTGGAACTCAACGCCACGCCGTATCGATCCGCCAAGACGCCGGCCGACCGACGGTCGTGGGAGGAACAGATCGCCACCACCGCAAAACTCGCCTTCAAATTGGGCATACCAGTGCAGGTCGGCCACGGATTGACCGCCGATGCGATCCGCGCGCTGGCCGCGGTGCCGGAGATCACCCAGTTCAACGTGGGACACGCGCTGGTGGCGCGGGCCGCGCTGGTCGGCGTGGAGCAGGCGGTTCGGGAGATGAAAGCCGCCGCCGCGGTCACCAAATGACTCCACCCCGCCGACCCGGCCTTACCCCATGAAGAGCCTCTGGTCGGATCGCGATGCCCGCGGATTGGACGGTCTGGATGTGCTCGTCTACACCTCCCGCCTGATCGGGGCCAGTCCCAACCTGGTGCTTTGGGGCGGGGGGAACTCATCGGCCAAGGTGACGGGCAAGGACCACGCGGGACGATCCACGCGCATCCTCTACATCAAAGGCAGCGGCTCGGACATGAAGACGATCACGGCGCAG
Encoded here:
- a CDS encoding pyridoxine 5'-phosphate synthase, with protein sequence MAQLGVKVDHIATLRQVRGGVEPNVAAAALLAELGGADWIIAHLREDRRHIQDRDLYALQQVAPSRVTLEISLADRMLKFAVELRPARVTLVPEQPMELTTEAGLDMIGKRDVVAHAASTLVQAGIPVTLLIQPLVDDVKACHRLGHPGLSVELNATPYRSAKTPADRRSWEEQIATTAKLAFKLGIPVQVGHGLTADAIRALAAVPEITQFNVGHALVARAALVGVEQAVREMKAAAAVTK